In Rhodamnia argentea isolate NSW1041297 chromosome 1, ASM2092103v1, whole genome shotgun sequence, the genomic window CACGCGATAAAAACTGGAAACCCAAACCCTAGCGCCGTCCAGAGTCTCTTATTCATTTTTATCCCGTCTCTATCCGCCGATCTCTGCACACACTCTCGCGCCCCAGGAAAGATGGTGAGTCCCTCTTCCCCGGAAACCTTGTCTACCGCCATGAAAACTCACGGATCAAGCTCTTCTTTCGCGTAATCTTTAGTGCCTACTGATTTACTTTCGCGgctatttttgtgtttttggtaGCCTTTCAAGAGGTACATCGAGATCGGGAGGGTTGCTCTGATCAACTACGGCAAGGATTACGGGAGGCTCGTCGTCATCGTCGATGTGGTCGACCAGAACCGAGTCCGTTTATCATACTTGAgctcttttctcttcctttcgtACTTGTGGTATCTTGTGATTTCGTGGTTGAGTtaaagttctcatttttttggggGCGAATTTAGCTGCTTCCCGAGTAGTTGCGTTGTTAGATTGATTTTGCTGATCGCTGAAGTGGTTGAATCGAGGCTTGTATGCTCTGAAGGTGCTGATTGTAATTGGTGTAATTGTTTCTGGAACTTAGATATACTCTGATATGAAGCAGAGTGAAGAAATAATCCATATGGATGAAATAGTTTTAGGATGGATTTGATGTTTTCAGCTGCTTAGGAGTGCTTTTAGGATGGTTGGCACACATTTAAAATGCTTTTGTTGTCGGTGTGCACATGAATAAGTCATCGATTTTTGTAGGTGGGAGTGAAACTACTAAAAATGGAAGCTTTGGTTTGTGGTGATTTCGACACCAtggattttcaaattgtttatGTCGCTCGAAATAAGATTCTGCGAGTGACagttttccaattttatgggGGACGTTCGCTCGATGCACTGGTGTCATTCTCTGACAAAATCCATTTGATTACTTCCCGCAAGAAGTAGATTCTCATGTGGCTTGTGTGCCGCGGATGCTGAGTGCATAACTTGATTGTTGATGGTTGTAGAGAATCCTTACTTGGAACATTAGCCTCTTCCTTGTTTTAGATTACCATGGTGATAATCATTTGTTTGCGACCGCATTTCTAGAAAGATATTGGCAATGTTTTGTCAAGACTTCCCAtgatctttttctctttctgtacCAAACACGTCCCGGATACAATTACTGAATCTGAAGCTTTGATCTGCTTGTCCCAGGCTCTTGTCGATGCACCTGATATGGTTAGGTCACAGATGAATTTTAAGAGGCTCTCGCTTACTGATATTAAGATTGATATCAAGAGGGTCCCCAGGAAGAGCGCTCTCATTAAGGCTATGCAGGAAGCTGGTAAGCTTACTTCACTCATTCTGGATAAGCCTAAATTTTAAGGGTCCCTTAAAACCTTATTTTGTCATTGCAGATGTCCAGGGTAAGTGGGACAAGAGTTCTTGGGGGCGGAAACTTATTGTTCAGAAGAAAAGGGCATCCCTTAATGATTTTGACAGATTTAAGCTCATGTTGGCCAAAATTAAGGTTGGTAATGAAGTCTTCTGGGGTTTCTTACTGTCGCTTTTGGGTgctctagatttttttttttttgtccttgttGCTTTTTCTCCTTGTCTGATTATGATTAGTTACACCTCCCACAGTTCATGCTGTTTCACCCTGTTTTTGTTGCCTCCCAGAGTGTCCACTGATGCCGTTTACTTGGTTCGTTATTTATGTTTGTCGTTGAAGCTGATGATGTTGTAACATGTTTGTTCAGAGGGGTTCATTGATCAGGCAAGAACTGGCAAAGCTCAAGAAGGAGAGTGCATCCTAAGCATGAGTTTCTTGCATCTTGCAGGCCGAGAGTTTTTTGGGAACGTGTAGCATTTTGCTTTAAACGGATTGTTTCTTGTTGCTTTTACTAGAGTTCAGAATCATCTGATGGTCCTGACGGTCTCTTGTATTGACTTTAATGAGCGAACTTAAAATGGAGCTAATGTGTTTTTTAGACATGTTTATTCTATATTAGCATTCTATGAAATGACGCAGGTCTaatgttttcttgttttcctttcgaTGTTCTTTCCGTCACAGAAATGAGCTGTACTTTATTAACTACGAAGGAGAAACAATGGTGTTTCCTTCATACGAGGCACAAATGTGGAACCACAGATAGCTCAAAGCTCACTCGTGTGTTTCCGTACAGGATGAATATGATTCCGTCTACACAATGAAAAATTGTGCGAAGAACAATCTATGAATAGTCCCTAAAGCTGTGGACCAGCTAACAGCATCATGCTCAATATCCTATCGAAAATTGTCGTTCGAAGTTCTTCCTCATCGCCTTTCCTGCATCGGACAAACTCCTGAATGCAATCCTTTCAGTACCCTTTCCCTTCCTAGGACTCAATGCTGCCAGCTTCGAGCAAATTCCGCTCACCAGGCCATTTTTCTGCTCAGGGTGATGGTCTTCTGGATTGAGCAAGGACCCTATTTCTTTGGTTGTGTGGTGATCCCACCGGTGTGAGCGGTTCTCAGTTTTAGACGTTAAATCACTAGTATCGACGCGATTTATTCTTCCTGGAGAAAAGCTCTCTCCAAATTCCTTTCTCAGGGAAAATTGGTGGAGCCTGTATGGATCATTGGCCTCACGCCAGGTGGAACTTGTTGAGCTAGAGCCGAAGGACGACGTCCTTAACGTTTCAGAAATAGAACACGAAGACTCTGATGATGGAGACGACGTGTAACTCCCAAACCCTTGTATTTCTTTCGTTATTTTCAGAGCTTTCAGACGGGCTTCCTTGAGCGTTTCTCGGTCTCCCAGAAGTTTTAGTATTTGCTCAGCTTTCTTGTGCATGTTGACGCCCCAGTTGAATCTGAGACATGTAAAAACGAGCGGAGACGCAAAAACAGGGGAACTGCGAGTCAAGCAGGTGTACATCACGGTTGCAAATCGCCACGACAGTGAAATACCTTGAGGCGTTACTTATAACTTACCCTTTTTCATCAACATGTTGAAAGCTGCCGAGCGCCTCGATGATGGCCACGTCACCTTCAAACTCCTCCGCAAATTCCTCAGGACCATGTGTTAGCAAGAAGTTGAGGAGGACCAGAGTTTTGTAGGATTGCCTCCACTGCTTCCAATCAATGTTCTGCAACCTGCATTTGGCGATAGAGGGAGTATTAGCAATGGTGTCTTATGTGATGCTAAATTAAGTAGCATGCGTTCTTCATTGTGAGCATGACTGATTGCAACAATCAAAAGAGGGACCTTGGCGATACCTTTTATGCAGAACATCAGCGACCCTCAAGTAGTCGTCTATATCATACGATGCCTCGGCAATTTGAGTCATGGATCTCGCATCCGGGCTCGACGGATCATTGTTCGTCACATCCTCTGCCAAgcttaattttggaaaaaagaaggaatggaagTAAGTGGATAGCCCTAAAAACACTCCTTATGCAATAGACGggtactaatgaaaaattaggtTGAGGGAGAGGGGCCATACAGTTCTGCTTGAGTAACATCAGTTAAGGCCAGCCTAGCAGCTTTGTACTTCTCTTGTAGAAAAGATGACGCCTGCTTTTTAACCTGGCCAAGCAACAAGTTCTCCATAACTTCACAAaagatgataatttttttttttttaaacaaactcAAATCCTTCAGGGACTGTGTTAAAGTATGTTAACTCTCTTtgttttcaaaaacaaaatggaGCAGAAGAGTCTGGAGCAAGTGTTTCCCTCTTTTCTGACAAAACACCATTTAGCATCCTGAGGTTGACCTATATGAAGGATGTTTTGGTGGATATCCTCATTTGTAGCTCAGACAATTAAGGAGAAATAGCACATGGATATCAACATTGACCAGTCAAAAACAATGGCCTTCACTAAGAATCAGGATCTTCAGACAGACAATCCCACTTTGCGTTCATTGAGGGCATATGGGGGCATGGCACAATATTATCTTACTGGAGAAAGATTTGGGGTAGGTACCAAAATAGGACCTAAGCTTTAGATTGTTCGTCATTTTGATTAAGGGTTATTTTGGTCGATGGAGAATTTCAGGTTTTCAAAAGTGCCATGATCGAGTGGACTTACCATCAATGAAATTCAAGCGAATGATTAAGTATTCCACGAGATAGTCACGTCAAATTTTCCGATGCCTAGATTACACATATTGCGAGCTTAAGATCTgattttgtcttttaaaaaCCCGAAGTCCCTCAATTTGGCTAACATGAAATCTTAAATCCTCAATCGATCAATAGTCAAAATCTCAAGTTCTCAAGAACAATGAATCAAAATCTGAAGTTCTCAAGAAccatgaaaaatggaaaaaggttATCACTGTACATATAGCTGTTAAGAAAATTCATAGCACAATGGCTAATGCCAGGTCAGGTATAACCTCATGAATTTAGGTCCACAACGCACTTACAAATACCAAACAGATATGTGAGCTTATATACCATAAACACAAGCTAATATGCTTCCAGAAACTTTACATTCATGTTCAATGATGCATGATGGGGCAACAAGATAAAGCCTCGAATTTCTTTCGATCGCCCACAGATACATTAATGAGAGAGTCACAAGAAATGGGTCTAGCCATAACTTTGATTTCAAAGGGACCATACAAAATGGAATACCAAAACCTCGCAATATCCAGCATTAATACAAGGTGAAGTTCACTGTAACATGAATGTGAATCCTGAAAGAGTTGTGCTAGATCAAAAGAAGGCAATTCAGCAAAGATCCTCCACCAAAAGCAGAACATGATACAAAGACACCATTACATTAAGAGGGGCATTGATAGCATCTTATAGATATGACAAATATTCTTGAGCAGAAATTAACAGGTACTTATTACAGCTACAAACGGTCTCAAACATATTAACAATTCCCTCAAGTGAGATTTTCTCGAACATTCTTGCCCCAGATaatgcgttttttttttctttttgacggAAACAATTCCCGATGGAACAAGGAGTCCTAACTGCTTCAAGAACTTCAAATAGGTTCTTCAGCTTCTGAATAGAACCCAGCAACGGAGATGTACATATGCAAGGAAAGTAATCATGTCTGTCTCATAATAGCCTCCTGGGTTCATACACTACAGCGACATTAGAGCACCAGCAATGCACACCAGCCCCATCAGGCAGAATTCcatcatttattttctcttgCTAGTgccaagagagagaagctcgaAGCTCCGAAGTGCATCCTCCCGGCTGCCCCTTGTGGCCCCGGAACGGATGAAGGATGACGATTTGGACTCGAAACCAGGTTGAACCCTCTGGTTGGTGGAGAGGCGTCCATTGCTCGATACCAACCGGCTCGACCGACCATCACTGGGCTCACCAGAGGAGCTTGGTCGGCTGCTCGATATTACTGCTCTCTTTGAAGTACTTCCATTGCGAGAAGAACTGCGGCCTTTCTCAGAATCGGGTTGCTGGGA contains:
- the LOC115753981 gene encoding probable 60S ribosomal protein L14, whose translation is MRRGKSPRIERLRIVHRDRHHAIKTGNPNPSAVQSLLFIFIPSLSADLCTHSRAPGKMPFKRYIEIGRVALINYGKDYGRLVVIVDVVDQNRALVDAPDMVRSQMNFKRLSLTDIKIDIKRVPRKSALIKAMQEADVQGKWDKSSWGRKLIVQKKRASLNDFDRFKLMLAKIKRGSLIRQELAKLKKESAS
- the LOC115753971 gene encoding epsin-2: MENLLLGQVKKQASSFLQEKYKAARLALTDVTQAELLAEDVTNNDPSSPDARSMTQIAEASYDIDDYLRVADVLHKRLQNIDWKQWRQSYKTLVLLNFLLTHGPEEFAEEFEGDVAIIEALGSFQHVDEKGFNWGVNMHKKAEQILKLLGDRETLKEARLKALKITKEIQGFGSYTSSPSSESSCSISETLRTSSFGSSSTSSTWREANDPYRLHQFSLRKEFGESFSPGRINRVDTSDLTSKTENRSHRWDHHTTKEIGSLLNPEDHHPEQKNGLVSGICSKLAALSPRKGKGTERIAFRSLSDAGKAMRKNFERQFSIGY